Proteins from a genomic interval of Gammaproteobacteria bacterium:
- a CDS encoding FecR domain-containing protein, which yields MLKIALFSHDKRGSRFWLLLGVLLATTAQADITDWGYTVQPGDTLIGVSKNYLANPKDWQKIKAANKIKNDRQIPPGSQMRIPIGLLKREPLQAEVIRVQGNAEAIPAQGGAPFALEAGRTLNMGDQIHTGEGSNLTLRFTDGSRLMLLEKSHLTLEAMTAYGKSGIINTRSRLNSGQVETQATPLKGPAARYEVITPTIAVGVRGTNFRISVDEDAKVSRSEVLEGEVTAEAVGTQLSVPAGFGTMAEAGKAPIPPKVLLQGPDLSGVSTLLQRVPLRFKWAAMEGATSYRAQVFADPALQNLLLDGTFQGNEAKWADLPDGNYMLRVRAIDAQGLEGMNTDKAFKLKARPEPPFVSAPTNKGKLYGDKAGFEWTRSTQAESYHLQIASDVAFAKLATDIADVKDVQYTATLAPGEYYWRISSRIPGDEGPFSDTQLFTLKPIPAAPVASAPKISDTQMEFQWSAGEEGQKYQFQMARDKDFKDIHTDQTLTKPHITLPKPGAGDYFMRIKAIDPDGFAGPFSATQQIQVPRNIPWWLIIPVLLFPLVP from the coding sequence ATGTTGAAAATAGCCCTATTTTCTCATGACAAGCGCGGCTCCCGCTTCTGGCTGTTACTAGGCGTGCTACTGGCAACAACCGCCCAGGCAGACATCACCGACTGGGGTTACACCGTCCAACCCGGCGATACGCTGATCGGCGTTTCAAAAAACTATCTCGCCAATCCCAAAGATTGGCAAAAAATAAAAGCCGCCAATAAAATTAAAAATGACCGGCAAATCCCGCCAGGTTCGCAGATGCGCATTCCCATAGGGCTGCTAAAACGTGAACCCTTGCAAGCCGAGGTTATCCGTGTCCAGGGTAATGCCGAAGCGATTCCGGCACAGGGCGGGGCACCCTTTGCCCTCGAAGCGGGCCGCACCTTGAACATGGGCGACCAGATCCACACCGGCGAAGGCAGCAATCTCACCTTGCGATTTACCGACGGTTCGCGCCTGATGCTACTGGAAAAAAGCCATCTGACACTGGAAGCCATGACGGCCTATGGCAAATCCGGCATCATCAATACCCGTAGCCGCCTGAACAGCGGCCAGGTTGAAACACAGGCTACCCCGCTGAAAGGCCCGGCGGCGCGCTATGAAGTCATCACACCGACTATAGCCGTCGGTGTGCGCGGCACGAATTTCCGTATCAGCGTGGATGAAGATGCCAAGGTGTCCCGTAGCGAGGTACTGGAGGGCGAAGTAACCGCAGAAGCGGTGGGCACGCAACTGTCCGTCCCTGCCGGTTTCGGCACGATGGCCGAAGCAGGTAAAGCGCCGATACCTCCCAAGGTGCTGTTGCAAGGTCCGGATTTATCGGGCGTATCGACATTGCTGCAACGGGTGCCATTGCGTTTCAAGTGGGCAGCGATGGAGGGTGCGACATCTTATCGCGCCCAGGTGTTCGCCGATCCGGCGCTCCAGAACCTGCTGCTGGATGGCACGTTCCAGGGCAACGAAGCCAAGTGGGCGGATCTGCCTGATGGCAATTACATGCTGCGCGTGCGCGCTATTGATGCGCAGGGGCTGGAAGGCATGAATACGGACAAGGCTTTCAAGCTCAAGGCACGACCCGAACCGCCTTTTGTCAGCGCCCCCACGAACAAGGGCAAGCTGTATGGCGACAAGGCCGGATTTGAATGGACGCGTTCGACACAGGCCGAAAGCTATCATTTGCAAATCGCCAGCGATGTAGCATTTGCCAAGCTCGCCACTGACATTGCCGATGTGAAAGACGTGCAATATACCGCCACTCTGGCACCGGGCGAATATTACTGGCGCATCTCCAGCCGCATTCCCGGTGACGAGGGTCCATTCAGCGATACACAGCTTTTTACCCTCAAACCGATCCCGGCGGCGCCTGTAGCGTCGGCGCCCAAGATCAGCGACACGCAGATGGAATTCCAATGGTCGGCGGGAGAGGAAGGCCAAAAATATCAATTTCAAATGGCGCGCGATAAGGATTTCAAAGACATCCATACCGACCAGACGCTGACCAAGCCGCACATCACTCTGCCCAAGCCTGGTGCAGGGGATTATTTCATGCGTATCAAGGCGATCGACCCTGACGGTTTTGCCGGACCTTTCAGCGCAACTCAGCAGATTCAGGTACCGCGCAACATCCCGTGGTGGCTGATCATTCCGGTACTGCTGTTTCCTCTAGTGCCATAA
- a CDS encoding CHASE2 domain-containing protein encodes MTGVRLLLAVCAALLITALLAQTISYRQIDLWLAENTQQPLVAKEFHFTDTLIVDVNEESMVRLTPEFGAWPYQRDIYDLVTLYLKDLGAKTVVYDILFSEQREGDEQFARAIQRAGNVLLPGVALPYTSRRDDAYQKQLASLAWPLASPVPTTHWDDITLPRPVFTPPDPTVKFGVINLIPDPEDGILRRVPLFNETYSKYLPNMALAALFAHQPYPPVSYLPDEGKLRVGQHSWPVTSKGEIILQQPKNRNYFRVMPFHKLVFAAMGMPGEEIDPNEVRSKTIFIGSTTAILGDHLSTPQGMTPGLHILALTYQNLAQDLALRPPRLGWNLLLIAIGIAFPLLAWHRRFQSALSMTLLAAASMAAIYLFSLGLLALYKQQSMLLFALINSFILYLALVLSRLKILYDERQRLYYEKLAAEEANQLKSRFLSHITHELRTPLTAILGFNRLLGEDPSLSAASGKTVKTIDQNSEHLLRLINNLLDQAKIEAGQMELDVRPIAIRGMIDGVVDTLDKLAAAKGLKLNAVYDTNLPQGLSIDGFRLRQILINLVGNALKFTAQGHIQIKARWENGWLEIAVEDTGPGIPQAALDKIFEAFQQSDTSVASTHGGTGLGLTISRNLAHLMAGTISVESTLSKGSTFYLRIPAPQAELPGEITHQPKPSEKLSGRVLLADDSEDARALFKNYFDNMGLSSMFAENGQIAVDIALAEQPDIVLMDMEMPIMNGLEAIQVLRQRGYTKPVLALTAHAGEAMRDKLLQAGFDDCLTKPIKREALKNALVAALLPLRK; translated from the coding sequence ATGACTGGGGTACGCCTACTGCTCGCGGTCTGCGCCGCACTGCTGATCACGGCGCTCCTCGCGCAGACGATATCGTACCGGCAGATCGACCTGTGGCTGGCGGAGAACACCCAGCAACCACTGGTCGCCAAAGAGTTTCACTTCACCGACACGCTGATCGTCGACGTGAACGAGGAGTCGATGGTGCGGCTCACCCCCGAGTTCGGTGCGTGGCCCTACCAGCGCGACATCTATGACCTGGTGACGCTCTACCTGAAAGACCTCGGCGCCAAAACCGTCGTTTACGACATCCTGTTTTCCGAGCAGCGCGAGGGCGACGAACAATTCGCGCGCGCCATCCAGCGCGCCGGCAATGTATTGCTGCCCGGCGTGGCACTGCCCTACACATCCCGACGGGATGATGCCTATCAAAAACAACTGGCGTCGCTGGCCTGGCCGCTCGCCAGCCCCGTGCCCACCACCCATTGGGACGACATCACACTGCCACGGCCGGTATTCACTCCGCCCGATCCAACGGTAAAATTCGGCGTCATCAACCTCATCCCCGACCCTGAAGACGGCATCCTGCGCCGCGTTCCGCTGTTTAACGAAACCTACAGCAAATATTTGCCCAACATGGCGCTAGCAGCCTTATTCGCCCACCAGCCTTACCCCCCCGTGAGCTACCTGCCTGATGAAGGAAAACTGCGTGTCGGGCAGCATTCCTGGCCCGTCACCAGCAAGGGTGAAATCATTTTGCAGCAGCCCAAAAATCGCAACTATTTCAGGGTGATGCCGTTTCACAAGCTGGTGTTTGCCGCCATGGGCATGCCGGGCGAGGAGATCGACCCGAACGAAGTGCGCAGCAAGACGATTTTCATCGGCAGTACCACGGCAATTCTCGGCGATCATCTCTCAACACCGCAGGGCATGACGCCCGGCCTGCACATCCTGGCGTTGACCTATCAAAATCTGGCGCAAGACCTGGCGCTGCGTCCACCGCGCCTCGGCTGGAACCTGCTGTTAATCGCTATCGGCATCGCTTTCCCGCTGCTCGCCTGGCATCGCCGTTTTCAATCCGCCCTGTCGATGACACTGTTGGCCGCTGCGAGCATGGCGGCAATCTATCTGTTCAGTCTCGGCCTGCTGGCGCTCTACAAGCAGCAGAGCATGTTGCTGTTCGCGCTGATCAACAGTTTCATACTTTATCTCGCGCTGGTGCTGTCACGCCTGAAAATACTCTACGACGAACGGCAGCGCTTGTATTATGAAAAACTGGCGGCGGAAGAGGCCAACCAGCTCAAGAGCCGGTTTCTGTCGCACATCACGCACGAATTGCGCACGCCACTCACCGCTATTCTCGGCTTCAACCGGCTGCTTGGCGAGGATCCGTCACTCTCTGCAGCCTCAGGCAAGACCGTCAAGACCATCGACCAAAACAGCGAGCACCTGCTGCGGCTGATCAATAACCTGCTCGACCAGGCCAAGATCGAGGCCGGACAAATGGAGCTCGACGTGCGTCCGATAGCCATACGCGGCATGATTGACGGTGTAGTCGACACGCTGGACAAGCTGGCCGCCGCCAAAGGACTGAAGCTCAATGCGGTGTATGACACCAACCTGCCGCAGGGGCTGTCGATCGACGGCTTCCGCCTGCGGCAGATCCTCATTAATCTGGTTGGTAACGCCCTCAAATTCACCGCTCAGGGACACATCCAGATCAAAGCCAGGTGGGAAAATGGATGGTTGGAGATTGCCGTGGAGGACACCGGGCCGGGCATACCTCAGGCCGCGTTGGACAAGATCTTCGAGGCCTTTCAACAGTCCGACACTTCCGTGGCCAGCACACATGGCGGCACCGGGCTAGGCCTCACCATCAGCCGCAATCTGGCGCATCTGATGGCGGGCACCATATCGGTTGAATCCACGCTGAGCAAAGGCTCGACATTTTATTTGCGCATCCCCGCGCCACAGGCGGAACTGCCCGGCGAGATTACGCACCAACCCAAACCCTCAGAGAAGCTGAGCGGTCGCGTGTTACTGGCCGACGATTCCGAGGACGCCCGCGCCCTTTTCAAAAACTACTTCGACAACATGGGTCTCTCTTCCATGTTTGCGGAAAATGGCCAGATTGCAGTGGACATCGCGCTTGCGGAACAACCGGATATCGTGCTGATGGACATGGAAATGCCAATCATGAATGGCCTGGAAGCCATACAAGTGCTACGCCAGCGGGGCTACACAAAACCTGTTCTGGCGCTTACCGCGCATGCCGGCGAGGCCATGCGCGACAAGCTGCTCCAGGCCGGCTTTGATGACTGCCTGACCAAACCCATCAAGCGCGAAGCCCTGAAAAATGCACTCGTTGCGGCATTATTACCGTTGCGCAAGTGA
- a CDS encoding Hpt domain-containing protein — translation MDNPKITVHIDASLKDLAANYLANRRRDIGTIMEALKRGDYEPIRAIGHNIRGTGAGYGFDFISEIGDGLEQAAPQGDAATISKLTTELADYLRRLDVVFD, via the coding sequence ATGGATAATCCCAAGATCACGGTGCATATAGACGCCTCCCTCAAGGATCTGGCAGCGAACTATCTTGCCAACAGACGGCGGGATATCGGCACCATTATGGAAGCATTGAAGCGTGGGGATTATGAGCCAATCCGCGCCATCGGCCATAACATCAGAGGCACGGGTGCGGGCTATGGTTTCGATTTCATCAGCGAAATCGGGGATGGGCTAGAGCAGGCCGCACCACAAGGGGACGCTGCAACCATCAGCAAGCTGACCACTGAATTGGCCGATTATCTGCGGCGGCTTGATGTGGTGTTCGATTAA
- a CDS encoding metal ABC transporter permease, producing the protein MNLMSLDWSILGPALLAGLLVLATHVPLGSQVLARGIVFIDLAIAQLAGLGVIAAHALGWGEEQGWQTQVVAVGAALLGALLLTWSEKRWPQMQEALIGVLFVLAATGGILLMSSDPHGGEHLKDLLVGQILWVTLPDLIPIAVLYAAVLAAWFGLRSRLGGLGFYALFAVTVTASVQLVGVYLVFASLIIPALATRGCGRESSRLALAYALGIVGYAVGLALSALFDLPSGAVVVWSLAVLGMLVAWRVSVSGRRLFR; encoded by the coding sequence ATGAACCTGATGAGCCTCGATTGGAGTATCCTCGGCCCGGCGCTGCTCGCCGGGCTGCTGGTGCTCGCCACCCACGTGCCACTGGGCAGCCAGGTGTTGGCGCGCGGCATCGTCTTTATCGATCTGGCGATTGCCCAGCTTGCCGGGTTGGGTGTGATCGCCGCGCACGCCCTGGGCTGGGGCGAAGAGCAAGGGTGGCAGACACAGGTCGTGGCAGTGGGCGCAGCGCTGCTTGGTGCGTTGCTCCTCACCTGGAGTGAAAAACGCTGGCCGCAGATGCAGGAGGCACTGATCGGTGTGCTATTCGTGCTGGCGGCGACGGGCGGGATTTTGCTGATGAGTAGTGATCCACATGGCGGCGAGCACCTCAAGGATTTGCTGGTGGGGCAGATTCTTTGGGTGACGTTGCCCGATCTCATCCCAATTGCGGTGCTGTATGCCGCGGTATTGGCTGCATGGTTTGGCCTGCGCAGTCGTCTTGGCGGCTTGGGTTTTTATGCCTTGTTCGCCGTTACCGTCACCGCGTCCGTGCAACTGGTTGGCGTGTACCTGGTATTCGCCAGCCTGATCATTCCGGCGTTGGCGACGCGCGGCTGCGGCCGTGAATCCTCACGTCTGGCGCTGGCGTATGCCTTGGGAATTGTTGGTTACGCCGTGGGACTGGCGTTGTCGGCACTGTTCGACTTGCCCTCGGGCGCGGTAGTGGTATGGTCGTTGGCGGTATTGGGTATGCTGGTGGCGTGGCGGGTTTCGGTGAGCGGCAGGCGTTTGTTCCGTTAA
- a CDS encoding zinc ABC transporter substrate-binding protein, whose amino-acid sequence MKKGFLHILGVSLLLFSIPASAALRVFACEPEWGALATELGGPAVSVYTATTGLQDPHLIEARPSLIAQMRKADLVVCTGGDLEQGWLPLLLQQGGNSRVQPGGPGYFEAAAFVTLLEVPGRLDRAEGDVHAMGNPHLHLDPRNIALVAAGLAKRLAQIDGANAAQYQARHDDFAKRWTQAMRRWEQQGAPLRGIPIVTQHKSWSYLSLWLGLREIATLEAKPGIPPSSAYLSQVLAQLRQKPAKMVIRAAYQDSRPSLWLAERANIPAVELPFTVGGSEQAKDLFGLFDDTLVRLLK is encoded by the coding sequence ATGAAAAAAGGTTTTTTGCACATATTGGGGGTCTCGTTGCTGCTTTTCAGCATCCCTGCATCGGCGGCATTGCGGGTGTTTGCCTGCGAGCCGGAGTGGGGAGCGCTGGCTACCGAGCTTGGCGGCCCGGCGGTGAGTGTTTATACGGCAACAACGGGCCTGCAAGACCCGCACCTTATCGAGGCCCGGCCCAGCCTCATCGCCCAAATGCGCAAGGCAGACCTGGTGGTGTGCACTGGTGGCGACCTGGAGCAAGGGTGGTTGCCGTTGCTGCTCCAGCAGGGAGGTAATAGCCGGGTGCAGCCCGGTGGACCGGGCTATTTCGAGGCGGCCGCCTTTGTTACCTTACTGGAAGTGCCAGGCAGGCTGGACAGGGCGGAGGGTGATGTTCATGCGATGGGTAATCCCCACCTCCATCTCGATCCACGCAATATCGCATTGGTTGCCGCAGGGCTGGCAAAGCGGCTGGCGCAGATTGATGGCGCGAATGCAGCTCAGTATCAGGCGCGTCACGACGACTTCGCCAAACGCTGGACGCAGGCTATGCGGCGCTGGGAACAGCAGGGCGCGCCGCTCAGGGGCATCCCTATCGTTACGCAGCACAAGAGCTGGAGTTACCTTAGCCTGTGGCTGGGGTTGCGGGAGATTGCCACGCTCGAAGCCAAGCCGGGCATACCGCCGAGCAGCGCCTATTTGTCGCAAGTGCTGGCGCAGTTGAGGCAGAAACCGGCGAAAATGGTGATCCGCGCCGCCTACCAGGACTCCCGTCCCTCGCTCTGGCTGGCGGAGCGGGCCAACATCCCGGCGGTGGAGTTGCCCTTCACAGTGGGTGGTTCGGAGCAGGCCAAGGATCTGTTCGGGTTGTTCGATGACACGCTGGTCCGTTTGCTCAAATGA
- a CDS encoding OprO/OprP family phosphate-selective porin, producing MIKKQFAVIGMAAVLSQPVIAQEETQQRTPPEAKSGTGDEMRRPWQTQRPIVTSNAFNPAVSLLLYGTYSRFTKSYQEDIHGFVPAGDAHGATREGLSLQGSELVLSSNVDDKFYGSLILKLEDGKAQVEEAFFQTLGLPQGLTVKGGRFLSGIGYLNEQHPHFWDFVDIALPYRAMLGGNYGDDGVQLRWVAPAPLFVEFGAEALRGENFPAAGAAKRGIGARSAFVNLGDDVGLSHSWRAGVARLEADAQGRTFEDHAHNEYSFTGKAPLNVANFVWKWAPLRNPAVTNFKFQAEYLQRDESGAYTFGSPAQDVRYGAKQSGWYAQAVYQFMPRWRVGARYDELKGGMPPVELAGTLLDPEGHKPQRASVMLDFSNSAFSRLRVQFSHNQTAPKDANEIYLQYIMSLGAHGAHKF from the coding sequence ATGATCAAGAAACAATTTGCCGTCATCGGCATGGCGGCTGTCCTGTCTCAGCCAGTTATTGCCCAGGAAGAAACGCAGCAAAGAACCCCGCCCGAAGCCAAGTCGGGAACAGGTGACGAGATGCGCCGGCCGTGGCAAACGCAGCGGCCCATCGTCACCAGCAATGCCTTCAATCCCGCAGTCAGCCTGCTGCTATATGGCACGTACAGCCGTTTCACCAAAAGCTACCAGGAAGACATTCATGGCTTTGTCCCGGCCGGTGACGCCCATGGGGCGACTAGGGAGGGCTTGTCGCTTCAAGGGAGTGAGCTGGTCTTGTCGAGCAATGTGGATGACAAATTCTACGGTTCGTTGATCCTTAAGCTGGAAGATGGCAAGGCCCAGGTCGAGGAGGCCTTTTTTCAGACGCTCGGTTTGCCTCAGGGTTTGACAGTCAAGGGTGGACGTTTCCTGTCGGGTATCGGTTATCTCAACGAGCAACATCCGCACTTCTGGGATTTCGTTGATATTGCCCTGCCGTATCGCGCCATGCTCGGTGGGAATTACGGTGATGACGGCGTGCAGTTGCGCTGGGTTGCGCCTGCGCCGCTGTTCGTGGAGTTTGGAGCCGAGGCGTTGCGTGGCGAGAACTTTCCCGCTGCGGGTGCGGCGAAGCGTGGGATCGGTGCGCGCAGCGCCTTTGTCAATCTCGGTGATGATGTCGGCCTTAGCCATAGCTGGCGCGCGGGCGTGGCGCGACTGGAGGCCGACGCGCAGGGGCGCACGTTTGAGGACCATGCTCACAATGAGTACAGCTTTACCGGCAAAGCGCCTCTGAACGTCGCTAATTTTGTCTGGAAGTGGGCGCCGCTGCGTAATCCCGCCGTGACCAATTTCAAGTTTCAGGCGGAATATCTCCAGCGTGACGAGAGCGGCGCCTATACTTTCGGTTCGCCCGCGCAAGATGTGCGTTATGGGGCCAAACAGTCGGGGTGGTATGCCCAGGCGGTTTATCAGTTCATGCCGCGCTGGCGGGTAGGGGCGCGCTATGACGAGCTCAAGGGCGGCATGCCGCCTGTAGAGCTGGCAGGTACGCTTCTCGACCCCGAAGGCCACAAGCCGCAGCGCGCCAGCGTGATGCTCGATTTCTCCAACAGCGCGTTTAGCCGCTTGCGTGTGCAGTTCAGCCATAATCAGACTGCGCCCAAGGATGCCAACGAGATTTATCTGCAATACATCATGAGCCTGGGTGCGCACGGCGCACACAAGTTTTAA
- the prmC gene encoding peptide chain release factor N(5)-glutamine methyltransferase encodes MTMTSKPMTIAEALNQATLHLVALHDTARLDAETLLAFTLKRNRSHLHAWPDRQLQPEQQARFNALIERRAAGEPVAYLTGRREFWSLELQVTPATLIPRPETELLVELALQHTPPNATWRIADLGTGSGAIALAIASELPTCRVIATDRSTTALEVARRNAVTHSIRNVEFREGNWLEPLKEEIFNLIVSNPPYVASTDTRLNTSEIRFEPLTALASGPEGLDDIRLIADQARQNLAPDGWLLLEHGFDQGAEVMQLLLNLGYRQVQGHQDVAGLDRVTCGLKGKAD; translated from the coding sequence ATGACCATGACAAGCAAACCCATGACCATCGCCGAGGCACTGAATCAGGCCACCCTGCACCTTGTTGCCTTGCACGACACAGCCCGGCTCGACGCCGAAACCCTGCTCGCTTTCACGCTGAAACGTAACCGCAGCCATCTCCATGCCTGGCCCGACCGGCAACTCCAACCCGAGCAACAGGCGCGTTTCAATGCACTGATCGAACGCCGCGCCGCAGGCGAGCCCGTAGCCTATCTCACCGGTCGCCGCGAGTTCTGGTCGCTGGAGCTGCAGGTAACACCCGCCACACTCATCCCCCGCCCGGAAACGGAGCTGCTGGTCGAACTCGCCCTGCAACACACCCCCCCCAATGCCACATGGCGCATCGCCGATCTCGGCACCGGTTCGGGCGCCATCGCGCTGGCTATCGCCAGCGAGCTCCCCACCTGCCGGGTCATCGCCACTGACCGTTCCACAACCGCCCTGGAAGTGGCGCGCCGTAATGCTGTGACACATAGCATTCGCAACGTGGAATTCCGTGAAGGCAACTGGCTGGAACCGCTCAAGGAAGAAATTTTTAATCTGATAGTGTCAAATCCGCCTTATGTCGCCAGCACCGACACTCGACTGAACACCAGCGAAATCCGCTTCGAACCCCTCACTGCCTTGGCCTCTGGCCCGGAGGGGTTGGACGATATTCGGCTTATCGCCGATCAGGCGCGCCAAAACCTCGCCCCCGACGGTTGGCTACTGCTAGAGCATGGGTTTGATCAGGGCGCGGAGGTGATGCAACTGCTGCTGAATCTGGGATATCGGCAAGTACAAGGCCATCAGGATGTGGCAGGGCTAGACCGGGTGACATGTGGACTGAAAGGTAAGGCGGATTAG
- a CDS encoding peroxiredoxin → MAVLVGKPAPDFTVTAVMGNNEINESFNLLSHIKGKHAVLFFYPLDFTFVCPSEILAFDHRYQDFKDRNTEVISVSVDSQFTHLAWKNTPVNNGGLGQVKFPMVADLTKSIARDYDVLINDAVALRGTFLIDRDGIVRHQVVNDLPLGRNVDEAIRMVDALQFFEQHGEVCPAGWQKGKPGMKASTAGVAEYLAAHAAEL, encoded by the coding sequence ATGGCCGTTTTAGTTGGCAAACCCGCGCCGGATTTCACTGTAACCGCAGTGATGGGCAACAATGAGATCAACGAAAGCTTTAACCTGCTTTCGCATATCAAGGGCAAACACGCCGTACTTTTTTTCTATCCCCTTGATTTTACTTTCGTGTGCCCCTCGGAGATCCTGGCTTTTGATCACCGCTACCAGGATTTCAAGGATCGTAATACCGAAGTCATCTCAGTTAGCGTGGACTCCCAGTTCACCCATCTGGCATGGAAAAACACCCCGGTCAACAATGGTGGTCTGGGGCAGGTGAAGTTTCCCATGGTGGCGGATCTTACCAAGTCTATCGCCCGTGATTACGATGTCCTGATCAATGATGCGGTGGCGTTGCGCGGTACCTTTCTCATTGACCGTGACGGCATCGTGCGTCACCAGGTAGTTAACGACCTGCCCCTGGGGCGGAACGTGGATGAGGCCATCCGCATGGTGGATGCCCTGCAATTCTTCGAACAGCATGGGGAAGTCTGCCCGGCTGGCTGGCAGAAAGGTAAGCCCGGTATGAAGGCGAGCACGGCAGGGGTTGCCGAGTATCTGGCTGCTCACGCTGCAGAGCTTTAA
- a CDS encoding class I SAM-dependent methyltransferase encodes MSEMLERTQAMLAKHHRHGENFAQLMKDTFAGRFNEEFWVAWGKWIEPVLSTPPVVLDLGSGPGLFLRALAQRYPGARAIGVECAPYMLEAMGELPPGCEVIPADLHDPHLPLADNSIDAAIASVVLHELSQPVRVLREVRRCLKQGGRFYVLDWVRSPLDFYVRNETSEQKVFDPATPLDELEDIFTHFIEHNRFSRDDLAYLLERSGFSVLDNTPLREGQFARLVAEKK; translated from the coding sequence ATGTCAGAAATGCTGGAACGTACCCAGGCCATGCTCGCAAAACATCACCGCCACGGTGAAAATTTTGCCCAGTTGATGAAGGATACCTTCGCGGGCCGTTTCAATGAGGAATTCTGGGTGGCGTGGGGGAAGTGGATTGAGCCGGTGCTGTCTACGCCGCCCGTGGTGCTCGATCTTGGCAGTGGTCCGGGACTCTTCCTGCGAGCGCTTGCCCAGCGCTATCCGGGGGCGCGTGCCATCGGGGTGGAGTGTGCGCCCTATATGCTGGAGGCGATGGGGGAGTTGCCCCCGGGTTGCGAGGTGATCCCCGCCGATCTGCATGATCCACACTTGCCGTTGGCTGACAACTCCATAGACGCCGCCATCGCTTCGGTGGTGTTGCACGAACTCAGCCAGCCGGTGCGCGTGCTGCGCGAGGTGCGGCGCTGCCTCAAGCAGGGTGGCCGTTTTTATGTGCTTGATTGGGTGCGCTCGCCACTGGATTTTTACGTCCGCAACGAGACATCGGAGCAGAAGGTGTTCGATCCCGCCACGCCGCTGGACGAACTGGAGGATATCTTCACCCACTTTATCGAGCACAACCGCTTTTCCCGCGATGACCTGGCTTATCTGCTGGAGCGCAGCGGTTTTTCGGTGCTGGACAATACGCCGCTCAGGGAAGGGCAGTTTGCGCGGCTGGTGGCGGAGAAAAAATGA
- a CDS encoding acylphosphatase: MTVCVSCLVSGRVQGVAFRAAARRHALALGVTGWARNLSDGRVEVLACGEAEQVEKLRGWLWNGPPLAHVIDVVCTPTEVPDIIGFEIE, encoded by the coding sequence ATGACGGTTTGTGTGAGTTGTCTGGTATCAGGACGGGTACAGGGTGTCGCCTTCCGCGCTGCTGCGCGCAGGCATGCCTTGGCGTTGGGCGTCACCGGCTGGGCGCGAAACTTGTCCGATGGGCGTGTTGAAGTGTTGGCCTGTGGGGAAGCGGAGCAGGTGGAAAAGTTGCGCGGCTGGCTATGGAACGGCCCACCGCTGGCGCATGTCATAGATGTAGTGTGTACACCCACCGAGGTGCCGGACATCATAGGATTTGAGATCGAATAA